The proteins below are encoded in one region of Bos indicus x Bos taurus breed Angus x Brahman F1 hybrid chromosome 2, Bos_hybrid_MaternalHap_v2.0, whole genome shotgun sequence:
- the PTAFR gene encoding platelet-activating factor receptor: MTSLYFQHIEMEPNNSFRVDSEFRYTLFPIFYSIVFVLGVIANSYVLWVFARLYPSKKFNEIKIFMVNLTMADLLFLVTLPLWIVYYYNQGDWILPKFLCNLAGCFFFINTYCSVAFLAVITYNRFQAVTRPIKTAQATTRKRGILLSLIIWVSIVGAASYFFVLDSTNREPNKTGSANITRCFEHYEKGSIPVLTIHIFLVFSFFLVFLIILFCNLVIIRTLLTQQVQIQRNAEVKRRALWMVCTVLAVFIICFVPHHLVQLPWTLAELGFQDTDFHQAINDAHQVTLCLLSTNCVLDPIIYCFLTKKFRKHLTEKLYSMRESRKCSRATSETGTEVVVQLKDVPVKSLKY, from the coding sequence ATGACCAGCCTCTACTTCCAGCACATAGAGATGGAGCCAAATAATTCCTTTCGTGTGGACTCAGAGTTCCGATACACCCTCTTCCCAATTTTTTACAGCATCGTCTTTGTGCTGGGGGTCATTGCCAACAGCTACGTGCTGTGGGTCTTTGCCCGCTTGTACCCTTCCAAGAAATTCAACGAGATAAAGATCTTCATGGTGAACCTCACCATGGCTGACCTGCTCTTCTTGGTCACCCTGCCCCTGTGGATCGTCTACTACTACAACCAGGGTGACTGGATTCTTCCCAAATTCCTGTGCAACCTGGCTGGCTGCTTCTTCTTCATTAACACCTACTGCTCAGTGGCCTTCCTGGCTGTCATCACTTACAACCGCTTCCAGGCAGTGACAAGGCCCATCAAGACTGCTCAGGCTACCACCCGAAAGCGTGGCATCCTTCTGTCCCTGATTATCTGGGTGTCCATTGTGGGCGCAGCATCCTACTTCTTCGTCCTGGACTCGACCAACAGGGAGCCCAACAAGACTGGCTCAGCCAACATCACACGCTGCTTTGAACATTACGAGAAGGGCAGCATCCCGGTCCTCACCATCCACATCTTCCTGGTGTTCAGCTTCTTCCTCGTCTTCCTCATCATCCTCTTTTGCAACTTGGTCATCATCCGCACGCTGCTCACGCAGCAGGTGCAAATACAGCGCAACGCCGAGGTCAAGCGCCGGGCGCTCTGGATGGTCTGCACCGTCCTGGCTGTGTTCATCATCTGTTTCGTGCCCCACCACCTCGTGCAGCTGCCCTGGACCCTGGCCGAGCTGGGCTTCCAGGACACCGACTTCCACCAGGCGATTAACGATGCACATCAGGTCACTCTCTGCCTCCTTAGTACCAACTGCGTCTTAGACCCCATTATCTACTGTTTCCTCACCAAGAAGTTCCGCAAGCACCTCACCGAGAAGTTGTACAGTATGCGCGAGAGCCGGAAGTGCTCCCGGGCCACCTCGGAGACGGGCACGGAAGTGGTCGTGCAGCTCAAAGATGTCCCTGTCAAATCCCTCAAATATTAG